The following DNA comes from Nitrospinaceae bacterium.
TGTGGTTGACAGGCATCGTCGGAATGGCAACGAAGTACGCTGAGGCCATGCTGGGGGCGAAGTATCGCCAGCAACTCCCGGACGGCACCATGGCGGGTGGTCCGATGTATTTTCTCGAACATGGGATGAATCGAAAATGGCTCGCATGGCTCTTCGCGCTCTTTGGAGCGATCTCGGCCTTCGGAATTGGCAACATGGTCCAGGCCAATTCTGTGGCTCTTGTGCTCAAGACCGAACTCGGCATCCCCCTCATCGTCACAGGCGTTATCCTGGCCATACTGACCTATGCAGTGATAATCGGGGGCATTCAGCGAATCGGCAGCGTGGCAGAATTTATGGTCCCCATCATGTGTATCATTTACGTGATGAGCGGGTTAGTGGTCATCTTGGTGCGAATTGATCATGTGCCAGCTGCCTTCGCACTCATCTTTGAGAGCGCCTTCAGCGGTCATGCGGCAGCGGGCGGCTTTGCCGGGGCGGGAGTGGCCCAGGCGCTACGCTACGGCGTATCAAGGGGCATTTTTTCGAACGAGGCGGGACTCGGGACCGCCTCAATCGCCCACGGGGCGGCCAAATCCAGCGAGCCTGTTCGCCAAGGGACGATCGCCATGCTTGGCGTCTTCATCGATACCTTCGTTGTGAACACAATTACGACACTCACCATCATACTGACGGGAGCCTGGATGAGCGGGCTGACCAGCACGGCGATGACAGCAAAAGGATTTACTACCGTTTTAGGGCCTGCGGGTGGGTGGATTGTGGCCTTCTGCTCGGTCATTTTCGGCTACAGCACGCTTTTGGCTTGGTCTTACTACGGGCTCCGATGCACGGACTATCTCTTCGGCATACAAGCCTCACTGCCCTACAGGTTGTTTTGGTGCGTGGTCATCGTTTTCGGAGCGTTATTCTCCTCCGATACGGTGGGAATAAAGTTCATTTGGGACATCGCCGACACCATGAACGGAGCGATGGCCATCCCGAACCTGCTCGGGTTACTTAGTCTGAGCGCCATCGTATATGGGGAAACGGCCAAATATTATTCCAAAAGTTCCGATAAACAGCCAGGCGATTGAGCCACCCGCCACACTGTGTCATCGCGGCCACCATGCTCATCAGCCAAACATTTTTTTAATGCACTCATTATAAACCGATAGCG
Coding sequences within:
- a CDS encoding sodium:alanine symporter family protein, with the translated sequence MSFLFDVIAGINSFVWGPWMMLLLIGTGVRLTFGTNFIQIRKFGTALRLMFRSAAKLDYIQNTPGDISPFQALMTALAATVGNGNIAGVATAIALGGPGAPVWMWLTGIVGMATKYAEAMLGAKYRQQLPDGTMAGGPMYFLEHGMNRKWLAWLFALFGAISAFGIGNMVQANSVALVLKTELGIPLIVTGVILAILTYAVIIGGIQRIGSVAEFMVPIMCIIYVMSGLVVILVRIDHVPAAFALIFESAFSGHAAAGGFAGAGVAQALRYGVSRGIFSNEAGLGTASIAHGAAKSSEPVRQGTIAMLGVFIDTFVVNTITTLTIILTGAWMSGLTSTAMTAKGFTTVLGPAGGWIVAFCSVIFGYSTLLAWSYYGLRCTDYLFGIQASLPYRLFWCVVIVFGALFSSDTVGIKFIWDIADTMNGAMAIPNLLGLLSLSAIVYGETAKYYSKSSDKQPGD